The Ahaetulla prasina isolate Xishuangbanna chromosome 4, ASM2864084v1, whole genome shotgun sequence genome has a window encoding:
- the SENP3 gene encoding sentrin-specific protease 3, with protein MKESIQDKKYWGGPPSLHDPMGHPDQFCRASREWRDPEHQRGGCFEGSRRLACAKKPLPSFNPLSSSSDEEQREGQWDLSRVSSWGVAGGPSELSRHKAPRGKLARSGGRAWPFEVSTSAQARRRPQLLGTSRHCFRRKRQRALRAFRMFLYSKSSLAFHWKLLGKMATKGRRRGGAKRARSSMSLSPGSQPDDDHLPIFKKSCPVGAEAEDCQSAAKGRPHPAGCKPHSSEPRLDYQLGGAFPPSPSTPQHSRLSLLGALMEEASPYPQYMELQRVSFDKDPGAMELGAEEPATLLKYPARGAQGSPRTRKTGEPQHGLDGDGDALDALPNGFASLPPDGDLCSLPGLPDATILISNVCSIGSHVAEELFQGTRDNGRPLDPSAGRVEDGSRPAEAAAEEAEERPGENTAQPSLLREEHITCVHNILDEFLQTYGSLIPISVDEVVGKLEDIFQQEFSTLQRKSLVNQLIQSYQRMPGNAVVRTFRVTYKRHVVTMDDLQTLFGSNWLNDQVMNMYGDLVMDTVPEKVHFFNSFFYDKLRTKGYEGVKRWTKNVDIFNKEILLIPIHLEVHWSLICVEVKQKKITYLDSQRTLNRRCPKHICRYLQAEADKKNRPDFREGWRGVFQMNIARQNNDSDCGAFVLQYSKFLALGLPFTFTQQDMPKLRRQMYKELCHCKLLA; from the exons ATGAAGGAAAGCATCCAAGACAAGAAGTACTGGGGAGGCCCCCCCAGCCTCCACGACCCCATGGGGCACCCCGACCAGTTTTGTAGAGCTTCCCGAGAATGGCGCGATCCGGAACACCAACGAGGCGGCTGCTTCGAAGGGAGCCGGCGCCTGGCCTGCGCCAAGAAGCCGCTTCCCAGTTTCAACCCCTTGTCCTCCAGCAGCGACGAGGAACAACGCGAAGGCCAGTGGGATCTCTCCCGCGTATCCAGCTGGGGGGTGGCGGGGGGCCCTTCGGAGCTCTCCCGGCACAAAGCCCCCCGGGGGAAGTTGGCCAGGAGCGGGGGCCGCGCCTGGCCTTTCGAAGTCAGCACCAGCGCTCAGGCCAGAAGGCGTCCGCAGCTGCTGGGGACCTCCAGACATTGTTTCCGCCGTAAGCGACAACGGGCTCTGCGCGCTTTCCGGATGTTTCTGTATTCCAAGAGCTCTCTGGCTTTCCACTGGAAGCTGTTGGGCAAGATGGCCACCAAGGGACGCCGGCGAGGAGGGGCAAAGCGGGCCCGGTCGTCCATGTCCCTCTCCCCCGGCTCCCAGCCCGACGACGACCACCTCCCCATCTTTAAGAAAAGCTGCCCTGTGGGAGCAGAGGCAGAGGACTGCCAAAGCGCGGCCAAGGGCCGGCCCCACCCTGCTGGCTGCAAGCCTCACTCTTCTGAGCCCCGCCTGGACTACCAATTGGGGGGAGCCTTCCCCCCGTCTCCATCCACGCCTCAGCACTCCCGCCTCAGCTTGCTGGGGGCCCTAATGGAAGAGGCGTCCCCCTACCCTCAGTACATGGAGCTCCAGCGGGTGAGCTTCGACAAGGACCCCGGAGCCATGGAACTCGGGGCGGAAGAACCGGCCACCCTGCTCAAATACCCTGCCCGGGGTGCCCAGGGGTCCCCCAGGACTAGGAAGACGGGAGAGCCACAGCACGGCCTGGACGGAGATGGAG ACGCCCTGGATGCCCTTCCCAACGGCTTCGCCTCTCTCCCTCCGGACGGCGACCTCTGCTCCCTGCCCGGCTTGCCGGACGCCACAATCCTCATCAGCAACGTCTGTAGCATCGGGAGCCACGTGGCCGAGGAACTTTTCCAAGGGACCCGAGACAACGGCCGGCCGCTGGATCCTTCAGCCGGTCGGGTGGAAGACGGGAGCCGGCCGGCCGAAGCGGCTGCCGAAGAGGCCGAAGAGAGACCGGGCGAGAACACGGCTCAGCCCAGTCTGCTGCGGGAGGAACACATCACGTGTGTGCACA ATATCTTGGACGAGTTCCTGCAGACGTACGGCAGCCTCATCCCCATCAGCGTGGACGAGGTGGTGGGGAAGCTGGAGGACATCTTTCAGCAGGAATTCTCCACCCTCCAGAG GAAGAGCTTGGTGAACCAGCTGATCCAGTCCTACCAGCGCATGCCAGGCAACGCCGTGGTTCGGACCTTCCGGGTGACTTACAAGCGCCATGTGGTGACCATGGATGACCTGCAGACCCTTTTTGGGTCCAACTGGCTCAATGACCAG GTGATGAACATGTATGGGGACCTCGTTATGGACACGGTTCCAGAAAAG gTTCACTTTTTCAACAGTTTTTTCTACGATAAGCTACGAACCAAGGGGTACGAAGGAGTGAAGCGCTGGACCAAAAAT GTGGACATTTTTAACAAAGAGATCCTGTTGATCCCGATCCATTTGGAGGTTCACTGGTCGCTGATCTGCGTGGAGGTGAAGCAGAAGAAGATCACCTACCTGGATTCCCAGCGCACCCTCAACCGGCGGTGTCCCAAG cACATCTGCAGGTACCTGCAAGCTGAAGCGGACAAGAAGAACCGCCCCGACTTCCGAGAGGGCTGGAGAGGGGTTTTCCAGATG AACATCGCCCGACAAAACAACGACAGTGATTGTGGAGCCTTCGTCCTGCAG TATTCCAAATTCCTGGCCCTGGGCCTGCCCTTCACCTTCACACAGCAGGACATGCCGAAACTCCGCCGACAGATGTACAAGGAGCTGTGCCACTGCAAACTCCTTGCGTGA